From a single Rosa rugosa chromosome 7, drRosRugo1.1, whole genome shotgun sequence genomic region:
- the LOC133721931 gene encoding rust resistance kinase Lr10-like isoform X3: MFYDCRSKVEIPDYCGYIKVNCSNSSSSWSYSYIKLGNDLCNLHDLSGLLQYCIMTTITLFMLDEHGYSISFSFIRDELRKGFQLDWSSLVPAKYCYSRFQSLYCFWKYLRYETSLHFVRAPKMIIGLSLTVRMAFSINVFLVFILVYKPSWKKILKDGDKDVEEFLDAYKNLMPSRYSYSEIKTMTNSFKDKLGQGGFGSVYKGELSNGHLVAVKMLNDSKSKGQDFINEVATIGRIHHVNVVQLIGFCSEGSKRALVYDFMPNGSLDKYILCDAKSNPTLSWDRMHEIALGVARAIEYLHRGCDIQILHFDIKPHNILLDENFNSKISDFGLARFYPRDQNTISVTAARGTRGYIAPEMYYRTIGGVSYKADVYSFGMLLLEMAGRRKNLNPDVEHSSQIYFPSWIYEQLEKGKNLEIEDACEDDTKIAKKMITVALWCIQLMPADRPSMTKVLEMLEGEDEVLQMPPKPFYCPQQMPTEGLPDDSDETDIEEVSIMPQSAKESTSMV; the protein is encoded by the exons ATGTTCTATGATTGCCGGTCGAAAGTTGAGATCCCGGACTACTGTGGCTACATAAAAGTTAATTGCAGTAATAGCTCATCGTCGTGGTCATATTCTTACATTAAGCTGGGAAATGATTTGTGTAATCTTCATGATTTGTCTGGACTTCTACAGTATTGTATTATGACCACCATCACCCTTTTCATGTTAGATGAACATGgttattcaatttcattttctttcatccGCGATGAGTTGAGAAAGGGTTTTCAACTTGATTGGTCCTCTCTTGTCCCTGCTAAGTACTGCTACAGCCGATTCCAGTCCCTCTATT GTTTTTGGAAATACTTGAGATACG AAACCTCCCTACATTTTGTACGAGCCCCCAAGATGATCATCG GATTGAGTCTGACTGTACGAATGGCATTCAGCATCAATGTTTTTTTGGTGTTTATCTTGGTGTACAAACCGTCTTGGAAAAAGATCCTGAAGGATGGCGATAAGGACGTTGAAGAATTCTTGGATGCATACAAGAATCTTATGCCAAGCAGGTATTCATATTCAGAAATTAAGACGATGACGAATTCTTTCAAAGATAAACTTGGTCAGGGAGGTTTTGGTTCTGTTTATAAAGGAGAACTATCAAATGGTCATCTTGTTGCAGTAAAGATGTTGAATGATTCCAAAAGCAAAGGGCAAGATTTCATCAATGAAGTTGCCACAATAGGAAGAATTCATCATGTCAATGTGGTGCAACTAATTGGATTCTGTTCCGAGGGGTCTAAAAGAGCTCTTGTTTATGATTTCATGCCTAATGGATCCCTCGACAAATATATCTTGTGTGATGCAAAAAGTAATCCTACTCTAAGTTGGGATAGAATGCATGAGATAGCTCTAGGGGTGGCTCGTGCAATTGAATATCTACACCGGGGATGTGATATTCAAATTCTACATTTTGATATTAAGCCCCACAACATTCTCCTTGATGAAAACTTTAATTCCAAAATTTCAGACTTCGGGCTTGCAAGATTTTACCCGAGAGATCAGAACACTATTTCTGTTACTGCAGCAAGGGGCACAAGGGGATATATAGCTCCAGAAATGTACTACAGAACTATTGGTGGTGTTTCCTACAAAGCTGATGTTTATAGCTTCGGAATGTTGTTACTGGAAATGGCAGGGCGGAGGAAAAACTTGAATCCAGATGTAGAACATTCGAGCCAAATTTACTTCCCTTCCTGGATTTATGAGCAACTTGAAAAGGGAAAGAATCTTGAAATTGAGGATGCATGTGAGGACGATACTAAAATAGCCAAGAAGATGATCACGGTTGCTTTGTGGTGCATACAACTCATGCCTGCTGACCGCCCTTCGATGACCAAGGTTTTAGAGATGCTTGAAGGTGAAGATGAAGTCTTGCAAATGCCTCCAAAGCCGTTCTATTGTCCCCAACAAATGCCAACTGAGGGTTTACCTGATGACAGCGATGAGACAGATATTGAAGAGGTATCTATCATGCCACAGAGTGCTAAAGAATCTACTTCGATGGTGTGA
- the LOC133721931 gene encoding rust resistance kinase Lr10-like isoform X2 has translation MGIDYELQAIQVVDPGLLSDTCPFRPNHSLTRGDFTIGLDQEADYRSYVNVSGGHRLYFNRSGGYSYAMFYDCRSKVEIPDYCGYIKVNCSNSSSSWSYSYIKLGNDLCNLHDLSGLLQYCIMTTITLFMLDEHGYSISFSFIRDELRKGFQLDWSSLVPAKYCYSRFQSLYCFWKYLRYETSLHFVRAPKMIIGLSLTVRMAFSINVFLVFILVYKPSWKKILKDGDKDVEEFLDAYKNLMPSRYSYSEIKTMTNSFKDKLGQGGFGSVYKGELSNGHLVAVKMLNDSKSKGQDFINEVATIGRIHHVNVVQLIGFCSEGSKRALVYDFMPNGSLDKYILCDAKSNPTLSWDRMHEIALGVARAIEYLHRGCDIQILHFDIKPHNILLDENFNSKISDFGLARFYPRDQNTISVTAARGTRGYIAPEMYYRTIGGVSYKADVYSFGMLLLEMAGRRKNLNPDVEHSSQIYFPSWIYEQLEKGKNLEIEDACEDDTKIAKKMITVALWCIQLMPADRPSMTKVLEMLEGEDEVLQMPPKPFYCPQQMPTEGLPDDSDETDIEEVSIMPQSAKESTSMV, from the exons ATGGGAATCGATTATGAATTGCAGGCAATCCAGGTTGTGGATCCTGGTCTACTAAGTGATACTTGCCCCTTTAGGCCAAATCACAGTTTGACAAGAGGTGACTTTACCATAGGCCTTGACCAAGAAGCAGACTACCGATCATATGTTAACGTCTCTGGTGGTCACCGACTATATTTTAACCGCTCTGGTGGTTATAGTTATGCAATGTTCTATGATTGCCGGTCGAAAGTTGAGATCCCGGACTACTGTGGCTACATAAAAGTTAATTGCAGTAATAGCTCATCGTCGTGGTCATATTCTTACATTAAGCTGGGAAATGATTTGTGTAATCTTCATGATTTGTCTGGACTTCTACAGTATTGTATTATGACCACCATCACCCTTTTCATGTTAGATGAACATGgttattcaatttcattttctttcatccGCGATGAGTTGAGAAAGGGTTTTCAACTTGATTGGTCCTCTCTTGTCCCTGCTAAGTACTGCTACAGCCGATTCCAGTCCCTCTATT GTTTTTGGAAATACTTGAGATACG AAACCTCCCTACATTTTGTACGAGCCCCCAAGATGATCATCG GATTGAGTCTGACTGTACGAATGGCATTCAGCATCAATGTTTTTTTGGTGTTTATCTTGGTGTACAAACCGTCTTGGAAAAAGATCCTGAAGGATGGCGATAAGGACGTTGAAGAATTCTTGGATGCATACAAGAATCTTATGCCAAGCAGGTATTCATATTCAGAAATTAAGACGATGACGAATTCTTTCAAAGATAAACTTGGTCAGGGAGGTTTTGGTTCTGTTTATAAAGGAGAACTATCAAATGGTCATCTTGTTGCAGTAAAGATGTTGAATGATTCCAAAAGCAAAGGGCAAGATTTCATCAATGAAGTTGCCACAATAGGAAGAATTCATCATGTCAATGTGGTGCAACTAATTGGATTCTGTTCCGAGGGGTCTAAAAGAGCTCTTGTTTATGATTTCATGCCTAATGGATCCCTCGACAAATATATCTTGTGTGATGCAAAAAGTAATCCTACTCTAAGTTGGGATAGAATGCATGAGATAGCTCTAGGGGTGGCTCGTGCAATTGAATATCTACACCGGGGATGTGATATTCAAATTCTACATTTTGATATTAAGCCCCACAACATTCTCCTTGATGAAAACTTTAATTCCAAAATTTCAGACTTCGGGCTTGCAAGATTTTACCCGAGAGATCAGAACACTATTTCTGTTACTGCAGCAAGGGGCACAAGGGGATATATAGCTCCAGAAATGTACTACAGAACTATTGGTGGTGTTTCCTACAAAGCTGATGTTTATAGCTTCGGAATGTTGTTACTGGAAATGGCAGGGCGGAGGAAAAACTTGAATCCAGATGTAGAACATTCGAGCCAAATTTACTTCCCTTCCTGGATTTATGAGCAACTTGAAAAGGGAAAGAATCTTGAAATTGAGGATGCATGTGAGGACGATACTAAAATAGCCAAGAAGATGATCACGGTTGCTTTGTGGTGCATACAACTCATGCCTGCTGACCGCCCTTCGATGACCAAGGTTTTAGAGATGCTTGAAGGTGAAGATGAAGTCTTGCAAATGCCTCCAAAGCCGTTCTATTGTCCCCAACAAATGCCAACTGAGGGTTTACCTGATGACAGCGATGAGACAGATATTGAAGAGGTATCTATCATGCCACAGAGTGCTAAAGAATCTACTTCGATGGTGTGA
- the LOC133721932 gene encoding rust resistance kinase Lr10-like — protein sequence MNILPLLKPLLFLLVIVFPSIVEPISKAADDQDCPVQRCRHDGPLIQFPFRLQHYPLHCGHPEFEVSCSSFTNMTMMELSSSSGFFPIQTIDYESQQFRVYDEDGCLPRRLLNLNLSFSLFQPSPDYRDCGSYYYYENNLRDLTLLNCTTITAQILTSVEIKCLSVPGHYQVLAVNRSFDISHLVGSACSSLAELFLPFGRMQDDSCEPDTGLLLEWSESHFPECQNCRGRCYFNYSSNQVLKCYPPIPIPIPILLQKHKGLSTGFLVMGVSVCGFVVLSTTAVAIFYHLKQSIKRKEEKENQRKIEKFLDDHKSHVPTRYSYADIKKMTNGFKKKLGEGGFGSVFSGKLPSNGVPVAIKVLKDSKGNGDNFVNEVGTIGRIHHVNVVRLLGFSAEGGKHALIYEHMPNRSLEKFIKSRGSNNSRSSFNWEKLCNIITGIAKGIEYLHQGCDQRILHFDIKPHNILLDHAFNPKISDFGMAKLCSKEDSVISMTTARGTVGYIAPEIFNGNFGTVSYKSDVYSFGMLVLEVIGARKKAADTSSDNEVYFPELIYKCLIQGEELDLELADDGDAQIANRLAIVALWCIQWYPVNRPSMKAVVRMLEGPSESLIMPPNPFASTTQMEPTTTPSS from the exons ATGAATATCCTGCCTCTGCTGAAGCCTTTGCTTTTCTTGCTTGTAATTGTGTTCCCCAGTATTGTTGAACCAATTAGCAAAGCAGCCGATGATCAGGACTGCCCAGTTCAGAGGTGTAGGCATGATGGTCCCCTTATCCAGTTTCCATTCCGTCTACAACACTATCCCCTTCACTGTGGCCATCCAGAGTTTGAGGTTTCCTGCAGCAGCTTCACCAACATGACCATGATGGAGCTTTCCTCATCATCAGGATTCTTTCCAATACAAACAATCGATTACGAGAGTCAACAGTTTCGTGTGTATGATGAGGATGGTTGCCTCCCGAGACGCCTTCTTAATTTGAATCTCTCCTTCTCGCTCTTTCAACCATCACCAGATTACCGAGATTGCGGTTCCTATTACTATTACGAAAACAATTTGAGGGACTTGACGTTGTTAAATTGTACCACTATCACGGCACAAATCCTTACCAGCGTGGAGATCAAATGTCTGAGTGTCCCAGGGCATTACCAAGTTCTGGCTGTTAATCGGTCTTTTGATATATCTCACTTGGTAGGCAGTGCTTGCTCTTCTTTGGCAGAACTCTTTCTTCCATTTGGACGTATGCAGGATGATAGCTGTGAACCAGACACTGGTTTATTGCTGGAATGGAGTGAATCGCATTTCCCAGAATGTCAAAACTGTAGAGGAAGGTGCTATTTCAATTACAGCAGCAATCAAGTCTTGAAGTGTTATCCtcccattcccattcccattcccattCTCTTACAAAAACACAAAG GTCTATCAACTGGGTTTCTTGTCATGGGAGTGAGTGTATGTGGGTTTGTTGTCTTGTCAACTACGGCGGTAGCCATCTTTTACCATTTAAAGCAATCAATAAAGAGGAAAGAGGAAAAGGAGAATCAAAGAAAGATTGAAAAGTTCCTAGATGATCACAAGTCCCATGTACCAACAAGATACTCCTATGCTGATATAAAGAAGATGACAAATGGATTCAAGAAGAAGTTGGGTGAAGGCGGTTTTGGAAGTGTTTTCAGTGGAAAGCTTCCGAGTAATGGAGTTCCGGTAGCCATTAAAGTCCTCAAGGATTCTAAAGGAAATGGAGATAATTTTGTTAATGAAGTGGGAACCATCGGCAGAATTCACCATGTTAACGTGGTTCGACTGCTTGGGTTTTCAGCTGAAGGAGGGAAGCATGCTCTTATTTATGAACACATGCCAAACAGGTCCCTAGAGAAGTTCATCAAATCTAGAGGATCAAATAATAGCAGGAGTTCATTTAACTGGGAGAAACTTTGCAACATCATCACAGGTATAGCAAAGGGAATCGAGTACCTTCACCAAGGGTGTGACCAGAGGATTCTCCACTTTGATATCAAGCCTCACAATATCTTGTTAGACCATGCCTTTAATcccaaaatttctgattttggaaTGGCTAAACTCTGTTCCAAGGAAGATAGTGTTATATCTATGACTACTGCCAGAGGCACCGTGGGCTACATTGCACCTGAAATATTTAATGGCAACTTTGGAACCGTCTCCTACAAATCGGATGTGTACAGTTTTGGGATGCTAGTTCTTGAAGTTATTGGAGCTAGGAAGAAAGCTGCCGATACATCTAGCGACAATGAGGTGTATTTTCCTGAATTGATTTACAAGTGTCTGATCCAAGGAGAAGAGTTGGATTTGGAGCTAGCTGATGATGGAGATGCTCAGATTGCTAACAGATTAGCAATTGTGGCACTTTGGTGCATCCAGTGGTACCCGGTGAATCGCCCTTCCATGAAGGCAGTTGTTAGAATGCTGGAAGGACCCTCTGAAAGCTTGATCATGCCACCCAATCCGTTTGCTTCCACAACTCAGATGGAACCAACAACAACCCCATCAAGTTGA
- the LOC133721931 gene encoding LEAF RUST 10 DISEASE-RESISTANCE LOCUS RECEPTOR-LIKE PROTEIN KINASE-like 2.4 isoform X1: MARKVPSFFLHCVDPTPIHVVFSVVQQKFSLLNLAIEQQCPPASCGDLHDIRYPFRLNSNGTTVNNCLNSPVELSCEQNRTTLKLFNGTYYVMGIDYELQAIQVVDPGLLSDTCPFRPNHSLTRGDFTIGLDQEADYRSYVNVSGGHRLYFNRSGGYSYAMFYDCRSKVEIPDYCGYIKVNCSNSSSSWSYSYIKLGNDLCNLHDLSGLLQYCIMTTITLFMLDEHGYSISFSFIRDELRKGFQLDWSSLVPAKYCYSRFQSLYCFWKYLRYETSLHFVRAPKMIIGLSLTVRMAFSINVFLVFILVYKPSWKKILKDGDKDVEEFLDAYKNLMPSRYSYSEIKTMTNSFKDKLGQGGFGSVYKGELSNGHLVAVKMLNDSKSKGQDFINEVATIGRIHHVNVVQLIGFCSEGSKRALVYDFMPNGSLDKYILCDAKSNPTLSWDRMHEIALGVARAIEYLHRGCDIQILHFDIKPHNILLDENFNSKISDFGLARFYPRDQNTISVTAARGTRGYIAPEMYYRTIGGVSYKADVYSFGMLLLEMAGRRKNLNPDVEHSSQIYFPSWIYEQLEKGKNLEIEDACEDDTKIAKKMITVALWCIQLMPADRPSMTKVLEMLEGEDEVLQMPPKPFYCPQQMPTEGLPDDSDETDIEEVSIMPQSAKESTSMV; this comes from the exons ATGGCGAGGAAGGTTCCCAGTTTCTTCCTTCACTGTGTGGATCCTACTCCCATACACGTTGTATTTTCTGTAGTCCAGCAAAAATTCAGCCTATTAAACCTTGCTATTG AACAGCAGTGTCCGCCAGCTTCTTGTGGGGATCTCCATGACATTAGGTACCCGTTTCGCTTGAATAGTAATGGTACTACCGTTAACAATTGTCTAAACTCTCCAGTTGAACTTTCATGTGAGCAGAATCGCACCACTTTAAAACTTTTCAATGGTACGTATTATGTCATGGGAATCGATTATGAATTGCAGGCAATCCAGGTTGTGGATCCTGGTCTACTAAGTGATACTTGCCCCTTTAGGCCAAATCACAGTTTGACAAGAGGTGACTTTACCATAGGCCTTGACCAAGAAGCAGACTACCGATCATATGTTAACGTCTCTGGTGGTCACCGACTATATTTTAACCGCTCTGGTGGTTATAGTTATGCAATGTTCTATGATTGCCGGTCGAAAGTTGAGATCCCGGACTACTGTGGCTACATAAAAGTTAATTGCAGTAATAGCTCATCGTCGTGGTCATATTCTTACATTAAGCTGGGAAATGATTTGTGTAATCTTCATGATTTGTCTGGACTTCTACAGTATTGTATTATGACCACCATCACCCTTTTCATGTTAGATGAACATGgttattcaatttcattttctttcatccGCGATGAGTTGAGAAAGGGTTTTCAACTTGATTGGTCCTCTCTTGTCCCTGCTAAGTACTGCTACAGCCGATTCCAGTCCCTCTATT GTTTTTGGAAATACTTGAGATACG AAACCTCCCTACATTTTGTACGAGCCCCCAAGATGATCATCG GATTGAGTCTGACTGTACGAATGGCATTCAGCATCAATGTTTTTTTGGTGTTTATCTTGGTGTACAAACCGTCTTGGAAAAAGATCCTGAAGGATGGCGATAAGGACGTTGAAGAATTCTTGGATGCATACAAGAATCTTATGCCAAGCAGGTATTCATATTCAGAAATTAAGACGATGACGAATTCTTTCAAAGATAAACTTGGTCAGGGAGGTTTTGGTTCTGTTTATAAAGGAGAACTATCAAATGGTCATCTTGTTGCAGTAAAGATGTTGAATGATTCCAAAAGCAAAGGGCAAGATTTCATCAATGAAGTTGCCACAATAGGAAGAATTCATCATGTCAATGTGGTGCAACTAATTGGATTCTGTTCCGAGGGGTCTAAAAGAGCTCTTGTTTATGATTTCATGCCTAATGGATCCCTCGACAAATATATCTTGTGTGATGCAAAAAGTAATCCTACTCTAAGTTGGGATAGAATGCATGAGATAGCTCTAGGGGTGGCTCGTGCAATTGAATATCTACACCGGGGATGTGATATTCAAATTCTACATTTTGATATTAAGCCCCACAACATTCTCCTTGATGAAAACTTTAATTCCAAAATTTCAGACTTCGGGCTTGCAAGATTTTACCCGAGAGATCAGAACACTATTTCTGTTACTGCAGCAAGGGGCACAAGGGGATATATAGCTCCAGAAATGTACTACAGAACTATTGGTGGTGTTTCCTACAAAGCTGATGTTTATAGCTTCGGAATGTTGTTACTGGAAATGGCAGGGCGGAGGAAAAACTTGAATCCAGATGTAGAACATTCGAGCCAAATTTACTTCCCTTCCTGGATTTATGAGCAACTTGAAAAGGGAAAGAATCTTGAAATTGAGGATGCATGTGAGGACGATACTAAAATAGCCAAGAAGATGATCACGGTTGCTTTGTGGTGCATACAACTCATGCCTGCTGACCGCCCTTCGATGACCAAGGTTTTAGAGATGCTTGAAGGTGAAGATGAAGTCTTGCAAATGCCTCCAAAGCCGTTCTATTGTCCCCAACAAATGCCAACTGAGGGTTTACCTGATGACAGCGATGAGACAGATATTGAAGAGGTATCTATCATGCCACAGAGTGCTAAAGAATCTACTTCGATGGTGTGA